A region of Cataglyphis hispanica isolate Lineage 1 chromosome 6, ULB_Chis1_1.0, whole genome shotgun sequence DNA encodes the following proteins:
- the LOC126850588 gene encoding uncharacterized protein LOC126850588 has protein sequence MYMPTLPSTFDSLVGKTVKIKTEEPQYLIELLGDVLGVTDYKTNKAAFWFLNTIALQLLHYKNCLDDHHISVLISWLAGEMKLIRDKKLSREDFFKEMRIYFLFVAETISSGDQLLHWELIMDKCPKNVSINSTSSVSNKSSNEKLGSEYSMVDKIKRSLIMEKSRDSENSLQWKSPEDFQTSLSIENSQIDTSIDANVAIESSNLTHLNIALDAIIEATYNMYANELRYALIHAVFVTPIQLQIYHMPHTLRVPRLVKVADPKGPFNKQLYKELEKASLEEKKMNTNAKKDQKVREDLNNEGLMTPPSSLTEEETLVTNRRFILPLIEAKEAAQIYEMHAKNMK, from the exons ATGTATATGCCGACTCTTCCAAGTACTTTTGACAGTCTCGTCGGCAAGACGGTGAAGATCAAGACGGAGGAGCCGCAGTATCTCATCGA ATTGCTAGGTGATGTACTGGGAGTTACAGATTACAAAACTAACAAAGCTGCTTTCTGGTTCTTGAACACTATAGCGCTGCaacttttacattataaaaattgtctagATGATCACCATATAAGTGTTCTAATTAGCTGGTTGGCCGgcgaaatgaaattaattcgaG ATAAAAAACTCTCGCGTGAAGATTTTTTCAAGGaaatgagaatatattttctatttgttgCTGAGACTATATCTAGTGGCGATCAATTGCTGCATTGGGAATTAATCATGGATAAATGTCCCAAAAACGTATCAATAAATTCAACAAGTTCAGTCTCGAACAAATCGTCTAATGAGAAATTAGGATCGGAATACAGTATGGTCGATAAAATCAAACGTTCCTTAATTATGGAAAAGTCAAGAGATTCCGAAAACAG tttgcaaTGGAAATCGCCAGAAGACTTTCAAACTTCGTTAAGTATAGAGAATTCGCAAATAGATACATCCATAGATGCAAATGTGGCTATTGAATCTTCCAACTTGACACATTTAAACATCGCATTGGATGCGATTATTGAAGCGACATAtaacat GTATGCTAATGAATTACGATATGCTCTTATACATGCAGTTTTCGTAACGCCAATACAATTACAAATCTATCATATGCCGCACACTCTCCGAGTACCGCGTCTAGTTAAGGTCGCGGATCCTAAAGGACCGTTCAACAAACAGCTCTACAAGGAATTGGAAAAGGCTTCCCTTGAAG aaaagaaaatgaatactaatgcaaaaaaagatcaaaaagTTAGGGAGGATTTAAATAATGAGGGTCTAATGACGCCACCATCTTCTTTAACTGAAGAAGAAACATTAGTCACCAATCGTCGATTTATTTTACCGTTGATAGAAGCAAAGGAAGCTGCACAAATCTACGAGATGCATGcaaagaatatgaaataa
- the LOC126850694 gene encoding RCC1 domain-containing protein 1, translating to MPVYYTGLNASPLFSNQDGIITSIAHLTQIPFAGVTDIEISWNYFLLWQDTKLYITGKVSDNNDKNNPRLIQIPEESSGSCKMAIPGRESVIILSTHNEIWKYKIYDDFWQKVTPFISSTDNTLTEYAIKLSQAGCTVVLTNLGRVFNAPLLVKTPKRVKFVDLACGYDHTILLAENGDIYSMGMGIRGQLGHNELENCDDPKLIEALAGLKIIQVSAGGWHTAAVTDQGDLYTWGWNSNGELGIESKDKKVHAIPTLVDFKNDKGETIEINVKKVECGNSFTICLTDDGSFWGCGSNKYGQLGKLQQDLESTYNFIKLNIQPLDFKTVKKFKCHEWGTAIITE from the exons ATGCCAGTGTATTATACTGGTTTAAATGCCAGTCCGCTCTTTTCCAATCAAGATGGAATTATCACATCAATAGCACATTTAACTCAGATTCCATTTGCTGGAGTCACAGATATTGAGATTAGttggaattattttcttctctggcaagatacaaaattatatattactggAAAAGTCAGTgataacaatgataaaaataacccTCGTTTAATTCAAATTCCAGAGGAATCGTCAGGAAG ttGTAAAATGGCTATACCTGGTCGGGaaagtgtaattattttatcaacgcATAATGAAATCtggaaatataagatatatgatGACTTTTGGCAAAAAGTGACACCTTTTATTTCCAGCACTGATAATACATTAACTGAATATGCCATTAAGTTATCACAAGCAGGATGTACAGTAGTTTTAACTAATTTAG gGCGTGTATTTAATGCTCCACTTTTGGTTAAAACACCAAAAAGAGTCAAGTTTGTTGATCTTGCCTGCGGTTATGATCATACCATTTTATTAGCAGAGAATGGTGATATTTACTCAATGGGGATGGGAAT ACGTGGTCAATTAGGGCACAATGAATTGGAAAATTGTGATGATCCGAAGCTCATCGAAGCCTTAGCAGGTCTGAAGATAATACAAGTATCAGCGGGTGGTTGGCATACCGCTGCAGTCACTGATCAA GGTGATTTGTATACGTGGGGATGGAATTCAAATGGAGAACTAGGAATTGAAAGCAAAGACAAAAAAGTTCACGCTATTCCAACTTTGGTAGATTTTAAGAATGACAAAGGGGAAACTAtagaaattaatgttaaaaaagttGAATGCGGAAATTCTTTTACCATATGTTTAACag aCGACGGTTCCTTTTGGGGCTGTGGCAGTAACAAGTATGGTCAATTAGGGAAACTTCAGCAGGACTTGGAaagtacatataattttattaaattaaacatccagccattagattttaaaacagtgaaaaagtttaaatgtCACGAATGGGGCACGGCGATAATTACAGAATAA
- the LOC126850704 gene encoding ADP-ribosylation factor-like protein 3, producing MGLLAILRKLRSNPDKELRLLLLGLDNAGKTTILKSLASEDITQVTPTQGFNIKSVQSEGFKLNVWDIGGARKIRPYWRNYFENTDVLIYVVDSADIKRLEETGQELSELLLEEKLRGVPLLVYANKQDLGHAVTAAEIAEGLGLHNIKDRDWQIQSCIAIEGKGVKEGLEWACKNIKRK from the exons ATG GGTCTGCTTGCTATTTTACGGAAATTGCGATCAAATCCTGATAAAGAATTACGATTATTACTGTTGGGTCTCGATAATGCTGGAAAGACGACTATCTTGAAATCTTTGGCTAGTGAGGATATAACGCAG gTTACTCCGACACAaggttttaatataaaaagcgtTCAGAGCGAAGGTTTTAAATTGAACGTTTGGGATATTGGCGGAGCTCGAAAAATTCGACCTTATTGGCGAAATTATTTCGAGAACACGGATGTACTT ATTTACGTCGTTGATAGTGCGGATATCAAGAGGCTAGAAGAAACGGGACAAGAATTATCAGAACTTCTGTTGGAAGAGAAGTTGCGCGGAGTACCTTTATTAGTATATGCGAATAAGCAAGACCTGGGACACGCCGTGACGGCGGCTGAAATAGCGGAGGGACTTGGTTTACACAATATCAAGGATCGAGACTGGCAAATACAATCATGCATCGCCATCGAGGGTAAGGGCGTGAAG GAAGGCTTAGAGTGGGCGTGCAAAAACATCAAGAGGAAGTAA